One region of Candidatus Poribacteria bacterium genomic DNA includes:
- a CDS encoding zinc-binding alcohol dehydrogenase: protein MPRELVAVAPRQPVLREYEDGPVPEDSVRVQVDFGAPKRGTELTAYYGYNNANFPLTLGNMCVGKIIEIGDNVEGFEIGERVASHGHLKETHTWGANRLLKMPDQMTWKQAVCYDPAHFAMSAIRDGKVRVGERVAVFGLGAIGLMTVQMARIAGADFVAAVDPIERRRKVAEKTGAELVIDPTACNVGEVLKEATGGLGVDVAVETSAIYEALDDALRSVTFEGTIVYAGRAKACTGGLDLGAVAHVNIPNIIFARANSDPNRDHPRWNFKRIIDTCWKWLAAGRFDCEGVVDPVVPFEESVEAYIEMDNHPERSVKLGVSFG from the coding sequence GAGGACAGTGTCCGGGTTCAAGTCGATTTTGGTGCACCCAAACGCGGTACCGAACTGACGGCGTACTACGGATACAACAACGCAAATTTTCCACTGACACTTGGGAATATGTGTGTCGGAAAAATAATTGAGATCGGGGACAACGTTGAAGGGTTCGAGATTGGAGAACGCGTCGCCAGCCACGGACACCTCAAGGAGACACACACATGGGGCGCAAACCGGCTTCTCAAGATGCCCGATCAGATGACGTGGAAACAGGCAGTTTGCTACGATCCAGCGCATTTTGCGATGTCCGCGATTCGTGATGGAAAAGTTCGCGTTGGTGAGCGCGTTGCGGTCTTTGGGCTTGGTGCAATTGGATTGATGACCGTCCAGATGGCGAGAATCGCAGGTGCTGACTTTGTTGCTGCCGTAGATCCGATTGAAAGACGGCGGAAAGTCGCTGAAAAGACAGGGGCAGAACTTGTTATTGACCCGACTGCCTGCAATGTCGGTGAGGTGCTCAAAGAAGCGACTGGCGGGCTTGGCGTTGATGTGGCTGTAGAAACCAGTGCAATCTACGAAGCACTCGATGATGCCCTCCGCAGCGTCACTTTTGAGGGAACAATCGTCTACGCTGGACGCGCAAAAGCGTGTACAGGTGGACTTGATCTCGGTGCTGTCGCACACGTCAATATTCCGAACATCATCTTCGCACGCGCCAACAGTGATCCGAACCGCGATCATCCGCGTTGGAATTTCAAGCGTATTATTGATACCTGTTGGAAGTGGCTTGCTGCAGGACGATTTGACTGTGAAGGGGTCGTTGATCCAGTCGTGCCGTTTGAAGAGTCAGTCGAAGCCTACATAGAGATGGACAATCACCCTGAACGGAGCGTCAAATTGGGTGTCTCCTTCGGTTGA
- a CDS encoding EamA family transporter — protein sequence MDLTSIALILLSAFCHALWNFYSKSSRDTRILFFWCGFYTVAIAFIAFGIKHPVVPKPVWGYIAGSAFVHLLYKLSLTHAYTVGEISFVYPIARAAPAFLPLFAFLFLKERISVQGLIGILCVMISIVVYQQREKHIQFKTFFRYLRKPDSLWAFATLASVIGYSLIDKQGMSEFHRYSADTPLWRAVIYYLMENSISQVFYGLSCLARFPHQQIVRIGRTEWKRAFAIVGLSLVSYSLILYTLMTEKVSYVTAVRQCSVIFVVLLGGYALKETYTKRRLIAAVVMILGIFLIANF from the coding sequence ATGGACCTTACTTCAATTGCCTTAATTTTGCTGTCAGCATTTTGCCATGCCTTATGGAATTTCTATAGTAAATCGAGTAGAGATACACGAATTCTCTTTTTTTGGTGCGGATTTTACACCGTAGCCATAGCGTTCATTGCCTTTGGTATCAAACATCCGGTAGTTCCGAAACCGGTATGGGGATATATTGCTGGCTCTGCCTTTGTTCACCTGTTATACAAGCTGTCTTTGACGCACGCTTATACCGTTGGTGAGATTTCATTCGTCTATCCGATTGCGCGCGCCGCACCAGCTTTCCTACCGCTCTTCGCCTTTCTTTTCCTAAAGGAACGAATTTCCGTGCAAGGTCTGATAGGTATCTTATGTGTGATGATCTCCATAGTGGTCTATCAACAACGCGAAAAGCACATCCAATTCAAAACATTCTTTCGCTACCTTCGCAAACCGGATTCCCTCTGGGCTTTTGCGACCCTGGCGAGTGTCATTGGGTACTCACTGATAGACAAACAAGGGATGTCTGAATTTCACCGCTATTCGGCGGATACCCCTTTATGGCGAGCCGTGATCTACTATTTAATGGAGAACAGTATCTCACAAGTATTTTACGGGTTGTCCTGTCTTGCTCGGTTTCCACACCAACAGATTGTCCGGATTGGACGCACGGAATGGAAGCGGGCATTCGCTATTGTCGGGCTCTCGTTGGTATCCTATTCACTTATCCTCTACACCCTGATGACAGAAAAGGTCAGCTACGTGACCGCTGTTCGTCAGTGTTCTGTCATTTTCGTTGTTCTGCTGGGTGGATATGCCTTGAAAGAAACCTATACAAAACGTCGCTTGATCGCGGCTGTTGTAATGATACTCGGTATCTTTTTGATCGCCAATTTTTAA
- a CDS encoding cyclase family protein, giving the protein MFKKSKKYQRFILFGLVFGILALTATVTLTQESWFPSEWGADDRRGAVNRLTPEKVLEAANLIKNGEVFQLGRVYESGIPVFGTRHYSLRIPAMSGPLGENKTTWFEEIFSGEIGQVGTQFDGLGHIGIGDLYYNGLHQRDFAKAEGLTELGVENVGPIVTRGVLIDVAGYKGVECLGDSYEITRADLEGALKKQDVQITPGDVVIIHTGWGKFWMTDNDRYGTTEPGIGMEAGQYLVDQKIVMLCADNWGIEVVPNPDETLAFPVHQLFIVKHGIYNLENIITEELAAAKVYEFAFSFAPLRLKGATGSPGNPIAIR; this is encoded by the coding sequence ATGTTCAAAAAGTCGAAAAAATACCAGCGTTTTATTCTATTTGGGCTTGTCTTCGGTATACTTGCCCTCACAGCAACCGTTACCCTCACGCAAGAATCGTGGTTTCCCTCCGAATGGGGGGCAGATGATCGGCGGGGTGCTGTAAACCGATTAACCCCGGAGAAAGTGTTGGAAGCCGCAAATTTGATTAAGAACGGTGAAGTTTTTCAACTCGGTAGAGTCTACGAAAGCGGGATCCCTGTCTTCGGAACGCGGCATTATAGCCTGCGGATTCCAGCGATGTCGGGTCCACTCGGTGAGAACAAAACAACGTGGTTTGAGGAAATTTTTAGTGGCGAGATCGGTCAAGTCGGCACGCAATTCGACGGACTCGGGCACATCGGTATCGGTGACCTCTACTACAACGGATTGCACCAGCGCGATTTCGCGAAAGCCGAAGGACTCACGGAACTCGGTGTTGAGAATGTGGGACCCATCGTAACGCGCGGTGTCCTCATTGATGTCGCGGGTTATAAAGGCGTTGAGTGCCTCGGTGACAGTTATGAAATTACGCGTGCTGATCTGGAGGGCGCCTTGAAAAAACAGGATGTCCAGATTACGCCCGGCGATGTCGTTATCATCCACACCGGTTGGGGTAAATTTTGGATGACAGACAACGATCGCTACGGGACCACAGAACCCGGCATCGGCATGGAGGCGGGACAATACCTCGTCGATCAGAAAATTGTGATGTTGTGTGCCGATAATTGGGGAATTGAAGTTGTCCCGAATCCCGATGAAACTCTCGCATTTCCAGTGCATCAACTGTTTATTGTCAAGCACGGTATCTACAACCTTGAGAACATAATCACGGAGGAGTTAGCAGCAGCGAAGGTTTACGAATTCGCCTTCAGTTTCGCACCGCTACGTCTCAAAGGTGCGACGGGTTCTCCCGGCAATCCGATCGCCATCCGATAG
- a CDS encoding PD40 domain-containing protein, which produces MKMLRVFFCYCLSLGLMCSVSAKPLTSEKIIFSSNRDGNSEIYMMNPDGSQQARLTNHRSRDVNPVCSPLGEAILFVSDRGGERDLYIMRADGGGERPLFRTAPAYRDHPAWSPDGKKIAYSQLDENTKFFSIYTARADGTSVNRLVEMEKADGGQPVWSPNGTEIAYVVHGEVHWASRQIRFINLKTRKQETLLPDDNARRWQPAWSPVHNKIAFPLYRREPPQQSIYIANRDGSGLQRMVDGIFLMGGKVVAWAPSGDELVFSRTFQNKSQIFKINVVTRGTTQLTHDGSNYVGDWFDPSALPVSPQPQLLTTTWGEIKGGD; this is translated from the coding sequence ATGAAAATGCTACGTGTTTTCTTCTGCTATTGCTTAAGTTTAGGACTGATGTGTTCCGTCTCTGCGAAACCGCTCACAAGTGAAAAAATAATTTTTTCGTCCAATCGGGATGGCAATTCGGAAATTTATATGATGAATCCCGATGGCAGTCAACAGGCGAGATTAACCAACCACCGCTCCCGCGATGTCAATCCGGTCTGCTCACCACTGGGAGAGGCGATACTCTTTGTTTCTGACCGAGGTGGGGAGCGTGATCTCTATATTATGCGAGCTGATGGTGGCGGTGAGCGACCCCTGTTTCGAACGGCACCCGCATACAGAGACCACCCGGCCTGGTCCCCTGATGGAAAAAAAATTGCTTATTCTCAACTTGACGAAAATACTAAATTTTTTAGCATCTATACTGCCAGGGCAGATGGAACATCGGTAAACCGACTTGTTGAAATGGAAAAAGCGGATGGTGGACAGCCAGTTTGGTCCCCGAATGGAACAGAAATCGCGTATGTTGTCCATGGAGAGGTTCATTGGGCGAGCCGCCAAATCCGATTTATCAACCTAAAAACCCGCAAACAAGAGACCCTTCTGCCGGATGATAACGCGCGAAGGTGGCAGCCGGCGTGGTCGCCTGTTCACAACAAAATTGCTTTTCCCTTGTATAGACGAGAACCGCCGCAGCAGTCGATATATATCGCCAATCGCGATGGGAGTGGACTTCAACGGATGGTTGATGGGATTTTCCTCATGGGAGGAAAAGTGGTCGCTTGGGCACCATCTGGTGATGAACTTGTCTTTTCCCGGACATTTCAAAATAAATCTCAGATTTTCAAAATCAATGTCGTGACGCGTGGCACCACGCAACTTACGCACGATGGAAGCAATTATGTAGGCGATTGGTTTGATCCATCGGCTTTACCTGTCTCGCCACAGCCGCAGTTGCTCACAACCACATGGGGTGAGATCAAAGGTGGGGATTGA